A region from the Neomonachus schauinslandi chromosome 2, ASM220157v2, whole genome shotgun sequence genome encodes:
- the C1QTNF7 gene encoding complement C1q tumor necrosis factor-related protein 7 has product MFILLYVTSFAICASGQPRGNQFKGESYSPRYICSIPGLPGPPGPPGANGSPGPHGRIGLPGRDGRDGRKGEKGEKGAAGLRGKTGPLGLAGEKGDQGEIGKKGPMGPEGEKGEVGPVGPPGAKGDRGEQGDPGLPGVCRCGSIVLKSAFSVGITTSYPEERLPIIFNKVLFNEGEHYNPATGKFICAFPGIYYFSYDITLANKHLAIGLVHNGQYRIKTFDANTGNHDVASGSTVIYLQPEDEVWLEIFFTDQNGLFSDPGWADSLFSGFLLYVDTDYLDSISEDDEL; this is encoded by the exons ATGTTTATCTTGCTCTATGTTACAAGTTTTGCCATTTGTGCCAGTGGACAGCCTCGGGGTAATCAGTTCAAAGGAGAGAGCTACTCCCCAAGATATATCTGTAGCATCCCTGGCTTACCTGGACCTCCAGGACCCCCTGGAGCAAATGGTTCCCCGGGGCCCCATGGTCGGATCGGCCTTCCAGGACGAGATGGTAGAGACggcaggaaaggagagaaaggtgaAAAGGGGGCTGCAG GTTTGAGAGGTAAGACTGGACCACTGGGCCTTGCTGGAGAGAAAGGGGACCAAGGAGAGATTGGGAAGAAAGGACCCATGggaccagagggagaaaaaggagaagtgGGTCCAGTTGGGCCTCCTGGAGCAAAGGGGGACAGAGGAGAGCAAGGGgacccagggctgcctggagTTTGTAGATGTGGAAGCATTGTACTCAAATCTGCCTTTTCTGTTGGCATCACGACCAGCTACCCAGAAGAAAGGCTACCAATTATATTTAACAAGGTCCTCTTTAATGAGGGAGAGCATTACAACCCTGCAACAGGGAAGTTCATCTGTGCCTTCCCAGGGATCTATTACTTTTCTTATGATATCACATTGGCAAATAAGCATCTGGCAATCGGGCTGGTCCACAATGGGCAGTACCGGATAAAGACCTTCGACGCCAACACAGGGAACCATGATGTGGCTTCGGGGTCCACAGTCATCTATCTGCAGCCAGAAGATGAAGTCTGGCTGGAGATCTTCTTCACTGACCAGAATGGCCTCTTCTCAGACCCAGGTTGGGCAGACAGCTTGTTCTCCGGATTTCTCCTATATGTTGACACAGATTATCTAGATTCCATATCAGAAGATGATGAGCTGTGA